The DNA segment GTGCTGAGCCGTCGGGGAGCGCtcgccgccgggggggggggggcgggtggtgtgtgtgggggggggggaggcggggcggaGCGTGGGgttgtgggggggtggggagggagcgtGGGGGGTGTCCCGGTGCCCGCTTGACCTCggtctctctttcccccctccgCAGACACCGAGTCCCCCACGGCGgacgccccccccctcccccttcccgctGCAGCGcaggtaggggggggggggggttctcccCCCAGGCGGGGCGGACACGCGTGGGagggcagagggctgggagcggggggggggggagaggggggcgcAGGATGCTAccgacactcccccccccccccccccccccctccacacacacacctccagCACCGGGAGCCCCTCCCGCGCCGCGGGTGGGAGTCGGGCGCGCTCGCTGCGGTGGCGGGGCCGCCTCCTCGCCGTCGCCAAGGCAccggttgccccccccccccccgccccccaaacccgtccccgtcccccccctccgaCGCCGCCCGGGCGACCGTGGCTTTAGATTGTtactgtgccgctgggggggtaaCAGTCTACAGCCATGGTCGCCGGGCCCGGCGCACTCGCACCGCGGGCAGCACCGGCTCCttaccccccccacacccccccacacccccaaccCACGGGGGTAccggaggcggcggaggaggaggagggggggggggggccgggcgggggtcCCGTCGGGGGCGGCCCGCCTCCCGGGGCAGTAGGAGCTCACATGCAGGGTGCAGCTCGCCGCACATCAACTCTTACTGTTCGGGGGGGCGGGCGCCGAGCGGCTCCTCCTCAGGCAGCGGGAAagacggggacccccccccccccaaccccatcttctcccccccccccccccggcccttcgtgtccccccaccccgcagccccctcaCCTGCCCTCCCGGCggggccccggggctgccccccccccgccgggctggTCCCGCCGCATCTGTAAAGCGGCTCCCGGAGCGCGTTGGCAGCCGCGGTGCCGtcccgtccgtctgtccgtcctcccccactcccccccccccccgccccggtgctgcggcagggcggcggggggggggaggggggtaagcGGGGAACGGGGGCCGTTCCCGGGAGCGGAGCACGGCCCGGCGGCGAAGCTGGTACGGCGGGGACTGAGAGCGGACCCCGACGGGCCGGACCGGGCGGCGACCGGGGGCGGTCGCAGGTTGCACAATTCGCCCGAGGCGGCCAGGAGATTCCTGAGAGGCGAAGTCAGAGCGGCCCGGCCTGCCCCGCCAACCGGGCACCGGGCCCTCGGCAGCCGGCGGTGACCGGTGCCGGCTGGGCAGGGCCCCTCGCTGGGAGGGGGAGGGACCCGGGACCCAAAGCTCCGGAGATGGGGAGGGGGCTGGAAGGGGTGCAGCGACTGTGGAGACCCCGgaggggagtgtggggggggtggCTAATGCcgtggaggtgggtgctggggacatCGGGGACGGGGACAGGCCCCGGTGGGGCGAGGGTGGCAGCGGCAGGACGGGGATGCAGCCCCAAAAAAGGACCTGCGACCCCGGCATAGGGTCCCATGGGTGTCCTCAGTCAGAGCAGCCCCCCTTCGAGCACGCACCCATGGGGGTCCTGCACCCGGCGGCTCTGCTCTCGCTCAGACAGGCACGGCCGCCGCCAGGTCCCCCGGGGGCCAGCGGGGCCATGGTGCGGCAAAGCAGCCACGGGCAGGGGGATATCGTAGGCACCGGGTCTCTGACACGCGCTGCCCCGTCTCCTGCTGGTCCCCCTTTGCCTCCCGCTCCCGCTTTTCCCACCTTTGCACCACACGCCTCCGGGAAGGGGATTTTTTTGGGCAGTCGCGCCAGCGCTCAGGTAAAGCCGCAGCTGCGTTCGGCCCAGCGCAGCCGGGCTGCAATGGTGCCGCTAGCCACGAAAACCACCCTgcatccccccaaaaaaacctccTTGCTTCTGCACCGGGCGGGTAGCGGCAACAGCATCGCAGCGAGGTCCAGGCCACAGCAGCGCCTGGGTCCCTTCCAGGGCACCCCTAGGTGAGCGGACGTGTCCCGTGGGCAGCACCGCAGGCCCTCGGACCCCACACTCTGTCCCCAGGAAGGCTGCGCTGTTGTTGTTTTGAAGGCCAAGTCTCTCCCGCTGACACCCTGGAATTAGTTTTTCTTCCAGAGGCCTTAAAAATACCCTGGACTTCTGACACCGGGACTTGGCTTCCGACAGCACTTCCAAGCTGCCAGGCCTGGGGCCAGCCATCAGCGCCGGGGGACAGGGGCCGTCCAGCTCCCGTGCTCCTCCTCAGCACGGAGATGATGGCAGTGCCAGGGAGGAACGTGGCAGTGCCGGGGAGGAACGTGGTGCCTGCCGCGGTCGGAGCTGTTAACTTGCCATTTCTACAGCGGAATGGCGCTCAGTGGGGCGCAGGCATGGCGCAAATGCTGCCTTACCTCGGCCTCGCTCCCGGCGGCCCGTGGCACTTTGGCGAGCGTCCCCGCACAGGACCGGGAGGGTGGGAAAGCTCTTCCCCGGGGACCTCCAGCAGCCATGACCCTACAGAGCCCCACGGCTGAGGATTGGGCTGCAGCAAGGGTCCCCGAGGGGCTCTCCCTGGCCGGGATTTCTCTGGGCATCCCAGGGAGAGCACGTGGCCCCAAAAACCAGCTTCTGGCTGAAGCCTGTGACCCGCTCCCGGCTTTGCCAAGGGGCACTCGTGATATGCTGGCACCATGGGAACTTGGGGTGGGCAGGAGAGGGAGGCAGCTGAGCCGGTGGGGCTGAGCCGGTGAGGctggcggggggggcagggggggggggcgcagggagAGGTGCTGCTGCCACCCCTCCGAAAaggcagggcagctgcctgccttccctggctgcctgCACACCGCACGCGCTGTTGTTGCCATCTGACAGCTCTTGGCGAAACGGCCTTTTGTGATTCAGCCGTGTTTATCCCAGCCCGCGGCCCGGCCCAGCGTGGGTTTCCATGGAAAACTTCCATCCAAAACAAGGAGAGAAGGAGCTACAGCAGGAGTGACTCAGCCACAACTGGAAGCTTCTGCGggtgaagcgggggggggggggtggggggctgttcCCAATGGCTTGGTCCCGCTCTGGCAGTGGGGCCCAGGGATGGCCCCCGGCTCTCCCCTGCCCGTGCCGCTGCCTCCTCACAGGCAGGAGCCGGGCAGGCTTGGGGGGGAGCTGCGTTGTATAACCATCTGCGAAACACGTCACCTTCCTGgagcaccccctccccagctgcctgcgTTAGGCCCCGCTCGTGGGAACAGGGGAGGAAGAGCGTGAGATGAGTAAGGCTCAAACCCCGGCAAGATCCGCACCCGATGCCAGGCTCGGCGGGACGTCGCTTTTTTCCAGCGCTGCCCACGGGAGCCCCTGCCCGTGCTGGGCGAGCCCCGTGTGGGTGGCTGGCACGGTGGGCAGCGGAGGAGGCCCTGAGTCAGCGATGGCGCAGGGGGAAGGGACGTGGGGAGCTGGGGAGAAGGCGGTGGGTGtttgcagggaggcagcagcactGGCAACGTCTCTGCTCGTGCTGGTCTTCTCCCGTCCTCCCTGGGACgctgggagagggctgggggctcTGCTCACCCGGGGGTGGCAGAGCAAAGCTgtgccccgctgagccccagacCCCGTGCCCAGGACAGACTCCTAGCGAGCACAGCCCCGGGCAGGGCCCTACCTGCCCCTGGGGCTGGCACTGGGACCACGCAGTGGGGCTCTGATGGCTGCGCTGGGGATGGGAAGGGCCCCATTTGGGGAGTAGAGGGGCGACAGCCACCCCTGCCAAAACACCCAGGCTCCCAGTACCTCTGGGTAACACCGGTGGCCGTTCCCAGGGCTTCGGTCCCCCAGGCCAGCGGCACAGCTGTCCTCCGGAGCCCGGGCTCACTCCATCACCCCCTCAGCAGTGCCCCTCGCTCAGGGACAGCAACCGCCACACGCTGTTTTTTGGGGAAAACCCAACTCCTCTGGGCCacgtggggcaggggaagaggaaaCCCCCCACCGAGGGCGGCTGCACCCCAAGAACAACAGCACGGGAACAGACCTGGATCTGCGAGAGGCGGCCAGGGGCTGGCACAAAGGTGTGTGGCCAGtggaaaagcaggcagagggCAGGATTCCTGGGGCAAACCCCTCTGTCCGGCAGGGACGTGCAGTGATGCCCATGGGAGCCGCTCCCCTCCTCCCATCGCAGCAGGGGCCAAACACATCATTCCTCTGCTGCTCACACAGGCACCTCCCGGGGAAGAGGGTcgtgtttatttgtttttattaatttgtttaaaCTGGTGCAGGAGTCACCTGGCAGGAGCCATCTTTTTAAACTCCCTGGGAAGAGGAGGCAGGTACCGTAGCATCCCAGCTCAGGTCACCCATCCCTCAACACCCCTCCACAACCCACCTGACGGAGCTTCCTGCAGAGCCGGGACCGTTCTGTGTGCTCACCGCACGCCCTGGGCTCCTTTCCCCTTCACAATGCCAGCGAGCTGCGGCGGTGCCTCCCCCCCGGGAGCGGGGAGATGCCGGTCGGCGGCTGCGGGACTGCAGTGCAGGCTGGCGACCGGGCAATGTCGATCCGCAGCGGCTGTGGTGAATGGACATGGCTGCAGCGTCTCCTCCGCGTCGTCCTGCGGAGCTGATGGGGTGGGGTGAGTGAGATGCCGTGCTGGGAGACCACTGCAGCGAGCTGTAGCTCCGTGATCATTAAACAGCTAACGGTGAGCTGGTGAAGCGATGTCTGCTGCCACCCTTCCCTCGTGGCCGAGGACTCAGGTGGGGGGAGCAGTGGAGACAGAGGCCCTGGTGCTTTGTCACAGCTGGCCACCGCAGCCAGGTGCACAGCCCCAAGTGTCGCCCCCCCTGCCCCGTCAAAACGGCCTTTGGTGTCCCCGAGGTGGTGACCGTGGGGTGACAGACACCCTAAACCTTTACATCACCTGAGCAGGCAGCATGGAAGCAATGCAGCCTGCCCAATGCCGCTCCACGAGGTGGCAAAGCAGGCAGGAACTGCCTGagccccgccagccccccagGAGCAACACCAGCCCAGGactgggctgcagggggaaccAGCCTCATCCTCCTACCACCGCCGCTGTCACGTAACCGGCAACAAACCAGAGGGCAAAAAACTCACAGCTGTAGGAAACGCTTGCTTCTGCTGCGTTGGTTTTAACCTGCAAGCAGCTCCCAGGCCCGTTCCCGGCTGAGCAAACAGGGAAAGCGTTTCTGTCCCCCGACCCTGGGACTGCTCCTGCACCACAGCGTCTTCCATCCCTCACCGCACCAACACCGCGctgccccccaaatccccacgCTGCGTAAGCAGGGAGCAAATTAAAAAGTTTCATCCAATTTCTCTTTTACCAAATATATTGCACTGTACCCCCAAGGAAAGCCATGGTTAGAGAGAAATCCTGCAAGCACAGCCCTGGGCTGCAGACTGGAAAGCCTGGCCTTCCCCAGCAGCAGTCAAACAGGGTGCCTGCAATTATAACAACAATAAAGATTTCTGTGTGCTTCTGGAAAATATCAGAGCCAAGAACGTAGCGACAAGTTTTTCTTGTTCACCAAGGCACTTTGTACAGAGGAAGATACAAAAGTCTCCCAACACACGCACGCTGAACCAGCAGACGTTTTGTTCCTGAAACGAAGACCAGACctggcactgccagggatggCAGGTTTTTCTAGACTCAGACCAGCTAGATGGTTGGCTTAATAGCTTTCACCAGGGGTATTAACAAACACAAACCTTTGGGGCTTAACAACTGCAGGAGCTGTGTGCTCTACAGAGGATTCCTTTGGCTGAGCTGAGGAACCCCAATTTTGAAGAGCTATTCAAGGCTCTGAAAGCACCTCACACACAGGGCAGCCTCACCCTCCTGTCCTCAAAGCCCTCATCGTCATACCCACATACTCATGTGTACAACaaagttgggaaaaaaacaaagggagGTAACAAAGAACCATTTAACCTGGCCCTGTGTTAACGCTCCAGAGCAGCACAGCGAGCTGAGGAGGATTCTTTGGCCCTTCTGGAGGGCACGGAAACACAGCGATGTTTCACCAAGATGGCAGGCTGCATGTGGCTCGCCGGAGCCCCATTTATTACAGAGACTGTTATCAAACCGCCCCAGCCCCCGCGGGCTCAGCCTGTCCCTGTCCGGGGCGGAAGCGGTCCAAAAAGTCCAGGTAGGCCTTCTTCTGTGGTGCAGCCGCAGGGATGAAATGCCCGCCGGGGTGGGTGAGGACAACAGGCTCCACAAAGTGCCgggccagctccctgctgaggGTGGCAGCGATGACGGTGTCAGTATCGCCCACGACGTGCAGCGTGGGCAGGGTGATGGGCTCTCGGTAGAACTGGCCGTGGGCCGGGGCGCGGCTGGCGAAGCCGGCCACCAGGATGGCGAAGGCCACGGGGAAGCGGGGGTCACCGCGGGCCCTCAGGGCGCACACCATGGCGGCCAGCGCCGCGCCCTGGCTGAAGCCCAGCAGCCCGTCAAAGGGTCCGTGCTCCACCAGCGCCGCCGCCACGGCCGACAACGACTCTTCCAgccccgccggcgccgccgccacctcccccGCCTCAAAAGTGCCGGGCCCAGAGAACCACCAGCCGCGGGGGGGGTCGTCCTCGTCGCCGTCCTCGCCGCCGCCGGGCACGGGGTGCGGGGCGCTGACCGCCACCAGCTCTGCCCGGCCACGCAGAGCCTTGCGCAGCGCGCCGGTGCGCTGCCGGAAGCGACGCTCGCTCTGCCGGTAGCCGTGCAGACCCAGCAACCGCAGCGGCCGCCCCTCCGACATGGCGGCCGCCGCTACCGGAAGCCAAGAGCGCTGCTTCCGTCTGTcgtccctcccccccctccctcacaCCTTCCCGCCGAAACCCGTGGCGCTCATTGGTCGGCGAGGCGAGAGGGCCGGCGCGCCTCTGCCTTGGGGCGCCAgcgcgccccctggcggcgggaGGCCGCAGCGTGGCGGGGGAGACACCAGCGGCGGGACGAGGCGGCCCcggtgggacgggacgggacgggacgggacggcccGGTGCGACCGGGGGCTACTGCAGGCAGAGCCTGCAGCACGGCCTGGCCTTGCAGGGAGCCACTGCCCGCGGGCAGCCGCGTCGGTCCTTGCGGGCAGCGGTGTCGTGGAGGTACGGGGTGCGTCCCCATCCATTCCAGTGCTGGTACCGGGAGGCCCCGGCGGTGCTTACCCTCGGtgttgggggggtgtgggggggtgggtgtgtgtctCCCGCCGGGTCCCGGAGCGTGGCGGCAGCAGGACGGGGTGCAGGCTGCGCTCATGAGGCTGCCGGGTCCCCGGTGCTTAGCTTCTCCTCGCCCTCCACCGGCGTGGGGGGGGGTCACGGGTGGCTTCCCCTGCCGCAGAGAAAGGGGGGGCGTCAGGATGggaccccagcccctgcctgaccTGTGATGAGCCTGCCCGTGCTCAGCCCGCAGCATCCCATGGGGCACGGCTGGGCGAAGGGGAATCCCCCCCGTCCTGGGCAGCCTCGGGGCCAGGCGGGTGCTCGCCCCGGTAAGGGCTGCGGGGTGtagggggggggggctcaccggcCGGGCTGGCACCGGCCCCGTTACTGTCCACCGGGAACGAAGCCACAGGGTGGCGCTTTCAGCACGCGGCACCGGGCACCGTACGGCACCGTACATGCACCGTACTGGCACAGGGCGTTCAACCCGCTTCCACCGCCCGTCCCCTCCACCCCGCACCATCACCGAGAGCGAAGGGATGCAGCGGGGACCCCCCGTCCCGGTGACATCCCGCGCCCGGGTGA comes from the Accipiter gentilis chromosome 6, bAccGen1.1, whole genome shotgun sequence genome and includes:
- the OVCA2 gene encoding esterase OVCA2; translation: MSEGRPLRLLGLHGYRQSERRFRQRTGALRKALRGRAELVAVSAPHPVPGGGEDGDEDDPPRGWWFSGPGTFEAGEVAAAPAGLEESLSAVAAALVEHGPFDGLLGFSQGAALAAMVCALRARGDPRFPVAFAILVAGFASRAPAHGQFYREPITLPTLHVVGDTDTVIAATLSRELARHFVEPVVLTHPGGHFIPAAAPQKKAYLDFLDRFRPGQGQAEPAGAGAV